From Aquabacter sp. L1I39, the proteins below share one genomic window:
- a CDS encoding N-acetylmuramoyl-L-alanine amidase: MVAHTRHAAQVRNARRARTESSGAADGGFVFATPYVPAAAWLVRAFRHTPRYLGCRSPKAAVPALAAVLLAVLLLATPLARAGEPTAPPVPADAAPVADAASVQGEDLVTGSIAGQPSSQPGAAKSAVPPAPAQAAVPDTSAAQAPDQAAALDARLAGDGQRTRLILDLSKPAEFRAFTLANPYRVILDLTDVTFTLAETRVQTRRGLVSSFRYGVLAPGKARMVLDVTEPVMIDKAFVLPPAEGQPARLVLDLVRTDAATFNTTVATAAEARGAPSAALAPAPAADGDVRPVIVLDPGHGGIDSGTSGASSFNEKNIVLDVALALRTELERSGRYRVVMTRSTDVFVPLGERVQIARANRAALFISIHADALARDDGSARGASVYTLSETASDADAAHLAEKENKADLIAGVDLSEESDEVAGILFDLAQRETRNFSATFARNMVGAMKSVGRVHKAPLKSAGFKVLKAHDVPSVLVELGYMSSKEDLKLLTSDAWREKLAQAMAGAIDDFFAPRLAGVGPTGASPRPAAGK; the protein is encoded by the coding sequence ATGGTGGCGCACACGCGGCATGCCGCGCAGGTCCGGAACGCAAGACGCGCACGCACGGAGAGCTCCGGCGCGGCGGATGGCGGCTTTGTCTTCGCCACGCCTTATGTTCCTGCGGCAGCATGGCTTGTCAGGGCCTTCCGCCATACCCCGCGGTATCTCGGTTGCCGGAGCCCAAAAGCGGCCGTTCCTGCGCTGGCGGCCGTTCTGCTGGCGGTCCTCCTCCTCGCCACCCCGCTCGCCCGCGCCGGCGAGCCGACTGCACCGCCCGTTCCGGCAGATGCCGCCCCCGTTGCGGACGCCGCCTCCGTCCAAGGTGAGGATCTGGTCACCGGCTCCATTGCCGGCCAGCCCTCCTCCCAGCCCGGAGCGGCCAAAAGCGCGGTGCCTCCCGCACCGGCCCAGGCCGCCGTCCCGGATACATCCGCCGCCCAGGCCCCCGATCAAGCCGCCGCCCTCGATGCGCGGCTCGCCGGCGACGGGCAGCGCACCCGGCTGATCCTCGACCTCAGCAAGCCGGCGGAGTTCCGTGCCTTCACCCTTGCCAATCCCTATCGGGTCATCCTCGACCTGACCGACGTCACCTTCACGCTCGCAGAGACGCGGGTGCAGACCCGGCGCGGGCTCGTCTCCAGCTTCCGCTACGGCGTGCTGGCGCCGGGCAAGGCGCGCATGGTGCTCGACGTCACCGAGCCGGTGATGATCGACAAGGCCTTCGTGCTGCCGCCCGCCGAAGGCCAACCGGCCCGCCTGGTGCTGGACCTGGTGCGCACGGACGCGGCCACCTTCAACACCACGGTGGCCACCGCCGCCGAGGCGCGGGGCGCGCCCTCCGCCGCGCTCGCACCCGCCCCGGCGGCCGATGGCGACGTGCGCCCGGTCATCGTGCTCGACCCCGGCCATGGCGGCATCGATTCGGGCACGTCGGGGGCCTCCAGCTTCAACGAGAAGAACATCGTGCTGGACGTGGCCCTGGCGCTGCGCACCGAACTGGAGCGCTCCGGACGGTACCGGGTGGTGATGACGCGCAGCACCGACGTGTTCGTGCCGCTGGGCGAGCGGGTGCAGATCGCCCGCGCCAACCGGGCGGCCCTTTTCATCTCCATCCATGCGGACGCGCTCGCCCGCGACGATGGCAGCGCGCGGGGCGCCAGCGTCTACACCTTGTCCGAAACCGCCTCCGACGCCGATGCCGCCCATCTGGCGGAGAAGGAGAACAAGGCGGACCTGATCGCCGGCGTCGACCTTTCCGAGGAAAGCGACGAGGTGGCCGGCATCCTGTTCGACCTCGCCCAGCGGGAGACGCGCAACTTCTCCGCCACCTTCGCCCGCAACATGGTGGGCGCCATGAAGAGTGTCGGGCGGGTGCACAAGGCGCCCCTGAAGTCCGCCGGCTTCAAGGTGCTGAAAGCCCATGACGTGCCCTCCGTGCTGGTGGAGCTGGGCTACATGTCCTCCAAGGAAGACCTGAAGCTGCTCACCTCCGACGCCTGGCGTGAAAAGCTCGCCCAGGCCATGGCCGGGGCCATCGACGATTTC